From Hymenobacter sediminicola:
GGGTGGCGCATGAGATTCAGAACCCGATGAACAGCGTCAAGAACTTCGCTGCCATCAGCGTAAATCTGTGTCAGGAGATTCGGGAGGAACTGGCAAAGGTGCTGCTGCCCATCGACGACCAGCAAATCATTGATGATATGTTCCAGAATCTGAGCCAGTATCAGGCCCATATCGTGAAGCACAGCCAGCGGGCCGAAGGCATTGTGGAAGGCATGCTCGAATATTCTAGCAGCAGCCCTGCCCAGCGCCAACTCACCGACCTCAGCATGCTGGCCAACGAGTACATGCGGCTTACCTACCAGGATCTGCGCCTCAAAAACCGGCGCTTCAATGCCGCCCTCCTGCCCCATTTTGCTTCCAATCTACCGGAAGTGCCCATTGTGCGGCAGGACATCGGGCGGGCACTGGTCAGTCTTTTCACCACAGCTTTCTATGCCGTACAGCAGCGCCAGCGCCTGGGCGAGGAAGATTACGTTCCGCAAGTGAGCCTGACCACAAAGCTGGCGGGCGAGTATGTCGAAATCAGGATTCGTGACAACGGGTCCGGCATTTCGGAGGCTGTGCAGGCCAGCATCTTTCAGCGTTTTTTCACCACAAAGCCCGTCAGCGAAAGTTCTACCCTGGGCCTAGCCGTCAGCTACGACATCATCACGCGCGGGCATGGCGGCACTCTCCGCGTGGAAAGCCAGGAAGGTGTGTTCACGGAGTTTATTGTGCAGCTTCCGGTGCAAGGCAAACCCGCAGTGCCCGCCGAATGGGTGCTCTGAGCGGTGCTTCGGTTCCGCTGCAATGCTCCCTTACCTTTGCCGGCTCATTGTCCCATCCATTCCCACCATATGTCCTTCCGCACCATCACGCCCGGCACGCTGCCCGGCCCCGAGTGGCACCAGTTCCTACTGGGTGCCGTGGCGCCGCGCCCCATTGCTTTCGTCAGCACTATTTCGGCTGATGGCGAGGTGAACCTGAGCCCGTTTTCGTTCTTTAACGTCTTCAGCTCCAACCCGTCCACACTTATCTTCTCGCCTGCCAACCGCGTCCGTGACAACACCCAGAAGCACACGCTTTTCAACGTGCGTGAAGTGGCCGAATGCGTGGTTAATATCTGCGACTACGCGGTGGTGGAGCAGATGTCGTTGGCCAGCACCGAGTATGAGCGGGGCGTGAATGAGTTTGTGAAAGCCGGCCTCACGGAGCTGCCGTCTGACAAAGTGCGCCCGCCCCGTGTGGCGGAGTGTCCGGTGTCGCTGGAGTGCGTGGTGGAGCAGATTATTGCCATCGGCGACTCCAACGGCGGCGGCAACCTCGTAATTTGCCGGGTGGTGCAGGCCCACTTCCGCCAGGACATTTTGCTGGCCGATGGTGCCGGCATCGACCCGCATAAGTTCGATGCTGTGGCCCGCCTCGCCGGCGACTGGTACAGCCGCGTGGTGCCCGAAAGCCTGTTCATTGTGCCCAAACCTAACCGCAACAAGGGCATCGGCATTGACCAGCTCCCGGAGCATATCCGCACCTCCGACCTGCTCACCGGCAACAACCTGGGCCGCCTCGCCAACATCGAGCAGCAGGCCCTACCCACTCCCGAGCAGGTGCAGGCGTTCCGGCAGGACCCATTAGTGAGCTACACGCTCAGCAAACACGCCGCCGACCCAGCAGCACAACGCCACGAGCTGGTGGTGCTAGGGAAGAAAATTCTGGAAGAAGGCCGCCTGCTGGACGCCTGGAAAACGCTGCTGCTGGCCACGCCCTCTGCAGGCTAGCCTAGGGGCCGCACCATTTCGTAGAGCGACAAGGGCTGCTGTTCCCATCCCGCAGCCTGCAATACTGCGCGCACCGCCCCCTCCGGCACCAACGATGCTACCAGCGGCACGCCTGGAAATTCGGCCTCTAGCGCCTGCAGCATGCGCGTAGCCCACCCTTGGCGACGTAGGGCACGCGGCACTACCAACGTCAGTAGCAGGCTGCGCTCAGCTTCCGGCCGCACCACAGCGTAGGCGCTGTGAGCCAAATGGAAAGCCCGCGCAGGTGGCGCCGCAGCCGCAAGAGTCTCGCCCGAGAACATCCAAGGCAAGTCCGGTTCTCCCTCTGTTGTTACCAGCCGCGCAACCGTTAGCGGGTCCAGTTCGCTAAGGGCAGTCATGTTGGACATTGGGGCTGGCATACGCCTAAAGCTGAGCAAGTGGCGGGTATTGCGGAAGCCCAGCCGCTCGTAGAGGCGCCGAGCCGGCTCGTTTTCAGTGAAGACTTCGAGCAGCATTTCCCGGTCACCGCGCATCGTGGCCTCTTCTATGGCGGTTTGCAGCATGGTCCGGCCATAGCCTTGGCTACGCGCTTCCTTCACTAGCCCCATACCAGCTACCCGGCAGGTCCAGCCGCGCCGGGCTAGGTATACCACTCCTATCAGTTGGTCGCCCTTAAACCAGAGCCGGCTGGCAGCGGGGTCAAGATGCTCGCTCCGGAAGCGCCGCTCAAAGCTGGCGGCATCAAAGTTGAAGGGCACGAAGTACTCTTCAAACGACCGGTTCATTGCCTGAGCAAGCTCCTGCGAAGTAAACTTCAGTACCGGCCGGGCTATCAGTTCGGCTTCTGTTTGGCTGTTCATGTGCTGCAGAATTTCTCCCGCCTTCCGGACGACGTGTGTGAGGTGGACTTCTGACTATTGTGCCCTCCGCCTGTACGAAACCATCTGTCAGTTACGCACGGCAATCATCAGCCCCAGTTCCTTATAGCGCATGTTGAAGCGCTTGGCAATGGTGGCGTTGGTGAGGGAGCCTTTGTAGATGTAGACGCCGCTACGGAAATGCTCATTCGTGAACAGCACCTCATTGATGCCGCCGTGCTGGCTAATTTCCTGCAGAATAGGCGTGAAGATATTACTCAGGGCATTGGTGGCAGTACGCGGCACGCGGCTGGCAATGTTGGGCACGCAGTAGTGAATCACGTCGTACTTGCGGAAGACGGGCTTGCTGTGGCTGGTCATCTCGCTCGTCTCGAAGCAGCCACCCTGGTCAATGCTCACATCGATGATGACGGAGCCGGGCGCCATGCTGGAAACCATGCTTTCGGGCACCATAAACGGCACCCGGCCGTCCTCGGCGTTCAGGGCCCCAATCACCACATCGGCACGCCGGATCTGCTGGCTCAAGGCAAACGTATCGAGAGTACTGGTGTAAAGCTGCGTACCTAGATTTTGCTTGAGGCGACGCAGTTTATACAAGTGATTATCAAACACTTTTACCTCAGCCCCTAGTCCGGTAGCAGCGCGGGCAGCGTACTCGGCTACTGTGCCTGCACCCAGAATCACGACCTGTGACGGAGGCACGCCCGTGATACCGCCCAAGATGATGCCTTTGCCTTCGTTGGAGCGCGCCAAGTATTCGGCCGCAATCAGCATGACGGTGGAGCCGGCTATTTCGCTCATGGCCCGCACCACCGGCCGCGCTCCGCTCGGGTCCTTAATCAGCTCGAAGCTGATGGCGCTGATTTTCTTGCGCGTGAGGGCCGTAACGTACTCGGAGGTGAGCGTACCAAACTGCAGCGCCGATATCAGCGTCTGATTGGAGCGCAGAAACTCGATTTCGTCGTGGGTGGGCGGCGCCACTTTCAGGATGAGGTCGGCTTCGTATACCTCTTTTTGCGAGTAAGCAATAGTGGCCCCGGCTTCGGAGTAGTCGTGGTCGGAGTACTTGCTGGGTTCACCGGCCCCGCTTTCCATCACAATTTCGTGTCCTTCTTCCACTAGATGCTTCACGGCTTCCGGCGTCAGGCAGATGCGGTTTTCCTGCAGCGAGGTTTCGCGGGGCAGCCCAATAAACAGCTTACGCTTCCGGGTTTCCACAGCCAGCATGGATTCCTGCGTGAAGTAGGCGCGGCTCGTGGCCAACGACTCAAATCCGGGTGGTACTGCTTCGGGCATCTCTGATAGGTATGAATTAGAAAGTAGTAGATCTGAAATTCAGCATTTTACAAACGAATTCTTTACAATTCGCTGCGTACATCTGATTCCTTATTTCTTAATTTCTAATTGAAGAGTGCGAGACTCTTCGCCGGTGACATGAAGGGTGATGAGCAGCCGCTCTGGTGGCAACAGCGCCTCAATGCGGCTGGGCCACTCTATCAGGCAAAGATAGCCGGAATCGAAGTACTCCAACGCCCCGATGCCTACTGCTTCGACGGGTTCGTTGAGGCGGTAGAAATCGAAGTGGTAAATGGGCTGGTTCTGCGCGTCGCGGTACTCGTTTACCAGCGCGAAAGTGGGGCTACTCACCTCATCCTGCACGCCCATACTCTGGCAGAGCGCCTTGATGAAGGTGGTTTTGCCGGCCCCCATTTCGCCTTCGAAACACACAATGGAGTGGCTCTGTAGTGCCTCAAGCACCTGGGCGGCCACGGCGGGCAGCGCCGCCAGCGTCGGAAGTTCAAAAGTCAGCATGGGCTGCAAGGTAGGCAGAGCGTTCAGCAAAATCCGCGCTACTGTGCACCTTGGGCCGTAGCATTTGCCGCTGCACCTCTTACTTTTGGCCGACCACAAACCCCTTCCTCATGCAAGTTTCGCGAATGGCCGGCAGCCTTATCGGCTCCGAAATCATCAAAATCGGCAATGAAGTCAACGACATGATCCGCAAGGGGGAGCAGATATGCAACCTCACCATCGGTGACTTCGACCCGGCTATTTTCCCCATTCCGACGGAGCTACAGCACGAAATTACGGCGGCGTATCAGGCCGGCCATACCAACTATCCGCCTGCCAACGGCATAGCTGCGCTCCGCGAAGCTGCCACCGCCTTCACAAAGGAGCGGCTGGGCCTGGCCTATTCCCCCAACGACGTGCTGGTGGCGGGTGGCTCCCGGCCTCTCATCTATGCCACGTACCTCGCCGTGGTAGACCCCGGCGACAAAGTAGTATTTCCGGTGCCCAGCTGGAACAACAACCACTACTGCCACCTCTCGGGTGCCGAGGCCGTGATGGTAGAAACCTCGCCCAAGAACAACTTCATGCCTACAGCCGCCGAGCTGGCTCCGCATTTGGCCGGCGCCACGCTGCTTGCCCTCTGCTCGCCGCTCAACCCCACGGGCACAGTATTCACCAAAGAAAACCTGGCGGCCATCTGCGACCTAGTAGTGGCGGAGAACCAGCGCCGCCAGCCCGGCGAAAAGCCTCTTTACCTGCTCTACGACCAGATTTACTGGATGCTCACCTTCGGCCAGACCGGACACTTCGACCCGGTAAACCTGCGCCCTGAGCTGCGCGACTATGTCATCTACATCGACGGCATCTCAAAATGTCTGGCTGCTACCGGCGTGCGAGTGGGCTATGCCTTCGGGCCGGCGGTGGTCATCGATAAGATGAAAGCCATTCTGGGCCACGTAGGAGCCTGGGCCCCGAAAGCCGAGCAGGTAGCCACAGCTAAGTTTCTACCGAATACGCCGGCTGTCGACGGTTTTGTGGACGAGTTCAAGGACAACATTCAACGTAGTCTCGACACCCTGCACCACGGTTTGCAGGAGCTAAAAGGCGCTGGCTACCCCGTCGACTCCATCGTGCCGATGGGCGCTATTTACCTCACGGCCAAGCTGGCTGTATTGGGCAAAACCACGGCGACCGGGCAGGTACTACGCACCACAAAGGAGCTGACCTCCTACCTCATCAGCGAAGCCCGGCTGGCGCTGGTGCCGTTCAGTGCCTTCGGGACTTCCGATACGGCTCCCTGGTTCCGGATGTCAGTGGGAGGCGCTTCGCTGGATTCTATTGAGGCAGCCCTGCCCCGGTTGCGGGCAGCGCTGGATGCGCTGAAATAGGTCGTCGTTCTGTTGTTACAGACTTCTTTCGAGCTACCTCGGTCCACTAGGGCCGGGGTAGTTTTGTTTGGGCTGTGTAGCTTCGGTTCCGGCGTGCTACTGGGCTGCCGGTTTTCCCAAAACCTGCGAGGCCAAATCGGTCTTTCTTTCTATCTTTCCTTCCACTACTCAAAAGCGGGCTTTGGTAAAGGCCCAAAACAGTTTAGTTAACCGCTCTATACTCTACCCGGCTTTGCTTCTTTCCAGCCCTGGAATTGCGAGGCCTCGCCACACGCCACCTATTGCACGCTCCACTTTTTTACCACCGGACTGTGCACACACGCTTTTCTACCAGCTTTCTGGGCTGGATATGGCACCTCTCAGTAGCGCTGCTTTTTTTGCCTCAGGTTTCTGCTGCCCAGATACCTGCTGCTCCAATTCCGGGAGTGGTGCGCTCAGCCGCAGGCCTTCCCCTGGACTACGCTACCATCATATTGCACCGTGCCACCGATTCCGTGGCCGTTAAGACCGAATTCAGCGACGCGGAAGGCAAGTTTCTGCTCACACCGCCTGTCGCGGGCCGCTACCTGTTGTCGGTGCTGCATATTGGCTACCGGCAAGCCTGGGTGGGGCCGCTGGAAACCAGTGCCGCCGTGGGCCAGGTGGTGGTCATCACGCTGACGCCCAGCGCGGCTCAGCAACTGCGCGGCGTGACCGTGACGGCGCAAAAACCGGCTTTTGAACGCCTACCCGACCGTACGATTGTGCATGTGGAAGGCAGCACGCTGGCCGCTGGCAACACAGTGCTGGATGTGCTGAGCCGGGCACCGGGCGTGACGGTTGGCGGCAACGACAACCTAAGCCTGCGCGGCAAGCAGGGCGTACTGGTGCTTATTGATGGCAAGCGGGTGCCCATGACCGGCGTGGAACTGGCCTCGATGCTGCGCGCCCTACCTGCCGAACAGGTGCGCACGATTGAGTTGATTACGAACCCTCCCGCCAAATACGACGCCCAGGGCGGCGCCGGCATTATTGCCATCAACCTCAAGAAGGACCAGCGCCTAGGCACCAATGGCAGCGTGAATGCCAGCTACGGCCGAGGCCACTACGGCAAGCACACTTCCGGCCTTTCCCTGAATCACCGTAGTGCCAGCCTCAACCTCTACGGCTCCTACGCCTACACAGACCGCCGCAACTTCCAGAACCTGACCTTCAACCGCCGCTATCTGCAGGACGGGCAGGTGCAAATCAGTAGTCAGCAGCTCAATGAGATGCGCAACCACCTGCAGTCGCACACTTGGAAGGCTGGGATGGAATACACTGCAAGCAAACGAACCACGCTGGGCGCCATGCTCAGCGGGCTGGCCAGCAACTCGCCGTGGGAAGGCACCAACGCATCGGAGTTCTTTAATGCACAAGGCGCATCTACTACCCGCTACAGTTCCTGGAACCTGCGCAACCTGCGCACGCCCAACATAGCCGGCAACCTCACGCTGCGCCACACCTTCCGCCCCGACTCGGTGGGCACGCCGGAGCTGACCGCCGACGCCGATATGGCCCGCTATGGCATCACGCGGCTACTGAATCTAGCTACCTCCTATACCTTACCAACCCGTACGCCAACCTCTCTTCTTGGCACACACGACGGCACACTTACCATTCAGTCGGTGAAGGCCGACTACGTGCGGCCGTTGCCGCGGGGCCTGCGCCTAGAAGCCGGCGCCAAGTCCAGCTGGGTGCAGTCAGACAACAGTGTGGTGTTCTACCGAACCGAAAACGGTGCTACGTACCTCGATACCAACCAGTCGAACGAGTTTCGCTACGATGAGAACATCAACGCGGCTTACCTGAGCCTGACCCGCCCCCGCCCCACCCTGACACTGACTGCCGGCCTGCGCGCCGAGCAGACCAACGCCACCGGCCGGCAAGTTATCGGCAACGAAAATTTCGACCGGCACTACTTCCAGCTATTCCCGAACCTGAGCCTGAGCCGGACGCTTTCGGAGAAGCATTCGGTGGGGTTTTCGCTGAGCCGCCGCCTCGACCGGCCCACTTACAACCAGCTCAACCCTTTCCGCTCTTTCGTGGATGCCACTTCTTACCGCGCCGGCAACCCGTATCTGTTGCCCCAAACCAATTACAGCGCCGAGCTGACTCATACCTGGCGCCAGAAATATACCACCGGCCTGAGCTACGCCCACGCCCGCCAGCCCATAGTAAGCGTGTATCTGGCGCAGCCCACCCTGCTGGTAGCCGCCACCGATGTAAACCTGCGCACCCGCCACTACTACGCCTTCACGCTTACGGCCCCGCTGGCGCCCACTAAATGGTGGCAGCTCTACGCCGATGCCGAGTTGTTCTTCATCTACTTCGAGGGCAACCTAGGCGACACAGCCCCACCCGCCGGCCAGCCGGGCGCTATTCTGAATGCCAACAGCACATTTACGCTGGGCAAGGGCTGGACCGCCGACCTCAATGGCAGCTACCATTCCCGGGAGCGGTATGCGTTTCAGGTAGTGAATGCCTTCGGGCAGGTGGGCATAGGCATCCAGAAAAGCCTTTTCGACGGCCGCGCCACACTGCGGGCCAATGCCACCGACCTGCTCTATACCGCCCCGGTGCAGGCCACCTCCCGCTACGTAGCCTTCGAGGAAACCTTCCGCTCCACGCAGGACACCCGCGTGGCTACCCTGGCCTTCACCTACCGGTTCGGCAGCAACGAGGTGGCACCGGCCCGCAAGCGCGCCACTGGCGCCGAGGACGAAAAGCGCCGCGCCATCAGTCAGTAACCTTCGAATTGCTGCCACTATATCCGGCGTCCGATGTATTGGGCGCCGGATTTTTTATTGGGTACTCCACAGCCATTAACCACGGATTACCAGACTGAGTCGGCAGAGTGCACAGCATCTCCAACATTTTTTACTCAGCAAAGCAACTTCAATGATATATCATACATCTATAGGATATCATTCCTGAAATTCCCTTTATGCTCTCCAGTGTCATCTTTTACTCGCTCGATAAGGCCATCCGGCAGTACCGGAAGCTGGCGCAAGCCAACATCGACCGGGCCGGTATTGCTATTACCATCGACCAGTGGCTGGTGCTACGCGTGATTCAGGAGCACGACGACCTCACCCAGGCCGACATTGCCGACCGGGTTTTCAAAGACCAGGCCTCGGTAGCGCGCATGATCAGTCTGCTGACCAAGCGCGGCCTGCTAGTGGCGGTGCCTCTGCCCTCCGATGGCCGCCGCAGCCAGCTCCGCGTGACCAAGGAAGGCGAGCAGGTACTGAGTGATGTGCAGCCAGTGGTGCTCAACAACCGCAGCTTAGCACTGAAGGGCCTCTCTGAAGACGACCTAACCCTATTGCGCAACATGCTGGAACGCATCTACCTGAATTGCAGCGCACGGGCCCCTACTTCCTAGTAGTTACTTCACTCTCTGTCAGCCTCAAGAATCACCTGTTGGTAGCACTTGATAAATAGTAAAAACAAAATTTGCTTCTACGAAAACATTCGTATATAATTGTACGAACAAATTCGTAGACACATCGAATTCTTCCTGCATCTGCTGACGAGCAGCGTAGGAAGTTCCATTCCAAGCTCGCTGCTCCGGCCTTTCGGCCGCCTCTGCTACTCCGCTACCGTCTTCTAGCAGCTCATCCTTCCTTTCCTTCTTTTCACTAGCGACACGTCGTCTGGCTCATGAAAACCCTACTTACTCGGCTGCTTGGGCGGCTGGCCTTCCTTGTTATTGCTTTTCCGGTAGCTGTCTTTCCTGCGCACTACGCGGCGGCACAAGCTACCGGCGCGGTTCGCGGTTCGGTACAGGATGCTACGGGCAAGCCACTGGAGTTTGCTACGCTCACGCTGCATCGGGCCACCGATTCGGTAGTTGTAAAATCGGAGTTCAGCGACGAAAAAGGAGCGTTCCGGCTAGGTCCGGTAGCAGCCGGACGCTATCTGGTACTGGCCTCACAAGTAGGATTTGTGCGGCGCTGGAGCGCACCGGTAGAAGTGGCCGGCAGCGACGTGAGCCTACCGCCTCTCGCGCTGACAGCCAGCGGGGCCACTACCCTGAAGGAAGTGACAGTAGTAGGCCAGAAACCACTGTTTGAGCGCCTCGCCGACCGTACCGTGGTGAATGTGGAAGGTAGCACGCTGGCAGCGGGGGCCTCGTCGCTGGAGGTGCTGGGCCGTTCGCCGGGTGTGACGGTAGACGGCAACGACAACCTGGCCCTACGTGGCCGCCAAGGCGTGCTCGTGCTCATTGACGGCAAGCGCCAGCCCATGACGGGCACTGAACTGGCCGACTACTTGCGCGCCCTTCCCGCCGACCAAGTGAAGAATATTGAGCTGATAACGAACCCACCAGCGAAATACGACGCCCAGGGTAGTGCTGGCATTATTGCCATCAACCTTAAAAAGGACCAGCGCCTAGGCACCAACGGCACTCTCAATGCCAGCTACGGACGGGGGCAGTCCAGCGTTGATAAATACACAACGGGCCTTTCGCTCAACCACCGCCGCAAGGGCCTGAACCTGTTTGGGAGCTACACCTACGCCGACCGGGAGAACTTTGGGGACCTAATGATTCACCGGGACTTTTTCAGCTATCCGGACGGGCAGCGCACTTTCACGGGCAGCACCGAGCAGGACAACTTCAGCAAAGGGCGCGGCCGTTCCCACACCTGGAAAGCCGGCCTCGACTACGACCTGACCGAACGGACAGTGCTGGGCGCAACAGTAAGCGGCGTGAACTTTCGGTTCAACCAAGATGGCACCAACAACTCCGATCAGCTGGCCGCAAACAACAGCCTGCAGCGCCAGTATCAGTCGCTGAACACGCGCAGCATTGTGGCGCCCAACGTGGCCGGCAATCTAAACTTTCGCCATACATTCAAAGCCGATTCGGTGGGGCCGCGCGAGCTAACGGCCGACGCCGATGTGGCGCGCTACGACGCACGCCGCCTGCAGCAGCTGAATACGACTTACACCTTCCCCATTGATTCCCTCGATTTCCTCGACAGCAACCAGCACGGCCAGCTCGACATCTGGTCGGTGAAGGCAGACTACACGCAGTTGCTGAGCAAGCGCCTGACGATGGAAGCCGGCGGCAAAGTAAGCTGGGTGACGTCGGACAATGATCTGCTGTTCCGGATTCCGGGGCCGGACGGAGTAGGACTGGTGCGCGACGCCCGCCGCTCCAACCGCTTTCTGTACGACGAGAACATCAACGCAGGCTATGTAAATTTCAACTACACCAAGCCGGGTTGGACGCTGCAGGCCGGCCTGCGGGGCGAACAAACCAAGGCCACCGGCGTGCCCGAAGACCCAGACCAAGGCTTCGACCGCAACTACTTTCAGCTGTTTCCGAGCGCGGCAGTGAAGCGGGAGTTTTCTAAAACGCACGAGGTTTCTCTGTCCTTGAGCCGCCGCATCGACCGGCCGTCCTATGGACAGCTCAACCCATTCAAATCCTACATCGACGCAACAACTTATGGTGCCGGCAACCCCGATCTGCTGCCCCAGACGAGCTACAACTTTGAGCTTACGCACACTTTTCGCCAGAAATACAGCCTCGGGCTGAGCTACAGTGTCACGACTAACCCCATTATCGGGACGGTGCAGCCGGCACCGGAAGGTGGCCGGGCCGTCGTCTCAACGAACCAGAACTTAGGGCAGCAGCAGTACACGGCCCTCACCCTAACTGCTCCGCTGGAACTGGCCAAGTGGTGGAGCATGACCAATAACTTGGTGGTGTATTACAACCACTTCACCGGTGACCTGGCTGGCACGCGCCTCAATGCGGGCAAAGCGGCATATAACGTCAACAGCACTAGCTCTTTCACCATTGGCAAAGGCTGGAGCGCCGACCTAACTGCTTTCTACCAGTCGCCGGAAGTGTATGGTTTTTTTCAGGTGCGGCCACAGGGCCAGGTAACGGCCGGAGTTCAGAAGACGGTGTGGGACCGGAAGGGCACTCTAAAGCTGAACATGACGGATATCTTCTTCACCGACTATGTGCGTGCTACTTCCTCCTATGAGAACTATGTGGAGCGCTTCAATCAGCGCCGCGACTCCCGCGTAGCAACTCTTTCGTTCAGCTACCGCATCGGCAACGACAAGGTAGCACCTACCAAGCGCCGCTCAGGCGGAGCTGAGGAAGAGAAACGCCGTGCTGGCGGATCATAGCCAGCCTGCTCTGCGCAAAAAAAGCGGCAGCCAGGTAGGCTGGCGCTTTTTTTATGCGTGTTGCGGCCGGCCGGACGCTACTGATGTGGGCATAAAGCAGGACCTTTGCTCGTCTTCCTTTGTAGTTCGCGCCGAGTGGCCAATTCCTATTTCCAGTTCAAGCAGTTCCGCATCGAGCAGGGTGAGTGCGCCATGAAGGTGAGCACCGATGCCTGCGTACTGGGTGCCGCCGCCGACATTGAGGAGGCGCAGCGCATACTGGACATCGGTACCGGCACCGGGCTGCTGGCCCTGATGGCCGCCAAACGCAACACAAGCGCCCGGATAGAAGCCGTGGAACTGGAGCTGGCAGCGGCAGCCCAAGCGGCGGCCAATTTCGCGGCCAGCCCCTGGGCTGCGCGCCTTACGCTGCATGCGCAGCCACTGGCACGTTTCGCCGCCACTTGTCCGGCGCCCTTCGACCATATTCTCTGCAACCCGCCCTTCTTCCGCCACTCGCTCCGCTCCCCCAATGCGCAGCGGACCACTGCCCGCCACACCGCCGACGATACGCTTTCCTTCCCCGAATTAGCCCGCTTCGCGTCTGATTTTCTAACACCTGTCGGGCGTCTCACGGTACTGCTCCCACCACCGGAAATGCGGCACTTCGAGGAAGCTGCGGCTCAGGCCGGTTTGTGGCCGCTAACAAGGCTGGTGCTCCAGCACCGCGCCGGCAGTAAGCCGCTACGCCATATCACAGCTTTTTCGTGGCAAAAGCAGCCGGCTCAGCAGCATGACCTGTTGGTAAAAGATGACGTGGAGGAATACTCAGCAGCGTTTCGGACGTTGCTACAGGATTTTTACCTAGCGTTTTAGTAGAGAATCCTCCGGTATTTGCCCGTTACAGTGGCAGCAAGCGTTGTACCTGCGCCAGCTTATTCTGGTAGAAACCGTCGAGCAGGTCGGCCTGCACCTGGCCAAACTCGGCCGCCTGGTAGCGGCGGCGTACGGTACCATCAGCCAATACTGTGAGTTCGTCGCAGAGTTCGGTGAGGGAGCCCAGCAAGTGCGAGGTCAGCAGAATACCGGTACCTTGCCCGCGTAGCCGCCGCAGTATTTCCATCAGTAGCAGGTTGGTGTTGAGGTCAAGGCCGTTGAAGGGCTCATCCAGGATAAGGTAGCGGAAGGGCTGCACGAGGAGCGCCAGAAGTGCCAGCTTCTTCTTCATGCCCGCCGAATACTCCTCGGCATATTGGTCGAGCGGCAGCTCCAGAAGCTGATTCCAGCCCTCAAAATCAACTAAGGCTCGGCCACGGGCCTGCAGCGTAAACTCTAGGTACTCGCGGCCAGTGAGGCGCGGATAGAAGTACGGCTCGTAGGGCAGCAGGCCTGTACACGGGCGAATAGATAGGCCTGTAGTTTCGCGCACCGTGCCTTGGTAGTCATGGTACAGGCCGTAGAGGCAGTGCAGCAGCGTGGTTTTGCCGGCGCCATTAGCTCCCACCAAGCCATGCAGGGTACCAGGCCGCAGGTTCAGGCTGACATCGTGCAGCACATCGTGCGTGCCAAAAGCCTTGCGCAGGCCATTTACTTCAATCATGGCGAAAGGTGGAAAGC
This genomic window contains:
- a CDS encoding alanine dehydrogenase — encoded protein: MPEAVPPGFESLATSRAYFTQESMLAVETRKRKLFIGLPRETSLQENRICLTPEAVKHLVEEGHEIVMESGAGEPSKYSDHDYSEAGATIAYSQKEVYEADLILKVAPPTHDEIEFLRSNQTLISALQFGTLTSEYVTALTRKKISAISFELIKDPSGARPVVRAMSEIAGSTVMLIAAEYLARSNEGKGIILGGITGVPPSQVVILGAGTVAEYAARAATGLGAEVKVFDNHLYKLRRLKQNLGTQLYTSTLDTFALSQQIRRADVVIGALNAEDGRVPFMVPESMVSSMAPGSVIIDVSIDQGGCFETSEMTSHSKPVFRKYDVIHYCVPNIASRVPRTATNALSNIFTPILQEISQHGGINEVLFTNEHFRSGVYIYKGSLTNATIAKRFNMRYKELGLMIAVRN
- a CDS encoding flavin reductase family protein — encoded protein: MSFRTITPGTLPGPEWHQFLLGAVAPRPIAFVSTISADGEVNLSPFSFFNVFSSNPSTLIFSPANRVRDNTQKHTLFNVREVAECVVNICDYAVVEQMSLASTEYERGVNEFVKAGLTELPSDKVRPPRVAECPVSLECVVEQIIAIGDSNGGGNLVICRVVQAHFRQDILLADGAGIDPHKFDAVARLAGDWYSRVVPESLFIVPKPNRNKGIGIDQLPEHIRTSDLLTGNNLGRLANIEQQALPTPEQVQAFRQDPLVSYTLSKHAADPAAQRHELVVLGKKILEEGRLLDAWKTLLLATPSAG
- the tsaE gene encoding tRNA (adenosine(37)-N6)-threonylcarbamoyltransferase complex ATPase subunit type 1 TsaE, which gives rise to MLTFELPTLAALPAVAAQVLEALQSHSIVCFEGEMGAGKTTFIKALCQSMGVQDEVSSPTFALVNEYRDAQNQPIYHFDFYRLNEPVEAVGIGALEYFDSGYLCLIEWPSRIEALLPPERLLITLHVTGEESRTLQLEIKK
- a CDS encoding pyridoxal phosphate-dependent aminotransferase, translated to MQVSRMAGSLIGSEIIKIGNEVNDMIRKGEQICNLTIGDFDPAIFPIPTELQHEITAAYQAGHTNYPPANGIAALREAATAFTKERLGLAYSPNDVLVAGGSRPLIYATYLAVVDPGDKVVFPVPSWNNNHYCHLSGAEAVMVETSPKNNFMPTAAELAPHLAGATLLALCSPLNPTGTVFTKENLAAICDLVVAENQRRQPGEKPLYLLYDQIYWMLTFGQTGHFDPVNLRPELRDYVIYIDGISKCLAATGVRVGYAFGPAVVIDKMKAILGHVGAWAPKAEQVATAKFLPNTPAVDGFVDEFKDNIQRSLDTLHHGLQELKGAGYPVDSIVPMGAIYLTAKLAVLGKTTATGQVLRTTKELTSYLISEARLALVPFSAFGTSDTAPWFRMSVGGASLDSIEAALPRLRAALDALK
- a CDS encoding GNAT family N-acetyltransferase, whose product is MNSQTEAELIARPVLKFTSQELAQAMNRSFEEYFVPFNFDAASFERRFRSEHLDPAASRLWFKGDQLIGVVYLARRGWTCRVAGMGLVKEARSQGYGRTMLQTAIEEATMRGDREMLLEVFTENEPARRLYERLGFRNTRHLLSFRRMPAPMSNMTALSELDPLTVARLVTTEGEPDLPWMFSGETLAAAAPPARAFHLAHSAYAVVRPEAERSLLLTLVVPRALRRQGWATRMLQALEAEFPGVPLVASLVPEGAVRAVLQAAGWEQQPLSLYEMVRPLG